In the genome of Crassaminicella thermophila, the window CTCTGTGCTTAATTTCTATAAAAAAATGATTAAGATAAGAAAAGAAAACCATGTTTTAATATATGGAAAATATTATTTGATTCTAGAAAATAATGAGCAAATTTTTGCATATACACGTACATTAGACGATGAAAAAGTTGTTGTAATATGCAATCTAACAGATTCAAAAGCTGTATATGAGTATAAGGACATAGAACTAAAATATGAAGGACTGCTACTAAGTAATTATGATGTTAAACAGCACGATCCTACAACAGATATAGTATTAAAACCATACGAGACAAGAGTTTATATGGCTATATAATCAATGTTAATACATTTGATTTTTTTAAAAAAGGTTGTGCTATTTTTAAGCACAACCTTTTTTAAAAATATTTACTTATAAAATACATGATCACCAATTCTTGTAACATATGTTTTGTTTTGTACAATCCATTTAGCGGCTGATTTGTCAGGATTAAAGAAATATTCGGCACTACCTACAGGACGTACGCCGTTTAATGCATCCTTTGCTGCTTGTATACTTTCCTCTGATGGTGTATTATAAATAGTTCCTTCTGCTACAGGGCTAAACTGTGGGATTCCTTTATAATAATCAAATATTACATTATAAACAGTATTTGGAAATTCACTTGATTTTACTCTATTTAATATTACATTTCCTACTGCTACCTTACCTTTATAAGGCTCTGCTCCAGCTTCTGCATGAATAATTCTTGACATCCAATATAAATCTTTAGAATACTGATTTGTTGAAGTATTTATTCCTCTAGAAACAGGCGTATTTGCATATAGTCTAGACTGAGTCTGTTTTCCTGCTATACCATCTACTGTAATATGAACCGATTTTTGAAATTCCATAACAGCCTTTTTGGTTATTGGTCCAAAAATTCCATCAGCTGAGTCTTTTAGAAATCCTTTACTTATCAATGCTTTCTGGAGTCTGACTACTTCATAGCCTCTGCTTCCGTACTTTAATGTAACATATTCACTAGCAAACACATTCATTACTTGTAGCGATATGCATAAAATAATTAAACAAATCGCAACAAGTTTTTTCTTATTTGTTTTCATGCACAATACACTCCTTCCATAATCTGCTTCCGAAGTTAGCTGACGGGTTCGGGATAGAAGGTTCCCTACCATGTTATGCATGGATTAACCCCTTAAGGTGGTTCCTCCGTACCCAGAAAATCTGAGATTCAGCAAATGTAATGTGTTTACATAGTGAGTATTATATAAAAAAATATATATTATGTCAACCAAATAAGCAATAGAATATTATGGTAATGTATGCTACTTAATAGCACATAAAGCTGTGAATATCTGTTATTGCGAGTTTTTGATATATCCAACATAAATTATT includes:
- a CDS encoding cell wall hydrolase yields the protein MKTNKKKLVAICLIILCISLQVMNVFASEYVTLKYGSRGYEVVRLQKALISKGFLKDSADGIFGPITKKAVMEFQKSVHITVDGIAGKQTQSRLYANTPVSRGINTSTNQYSKDLYWMSRIIHAEAGAEPYKGKVAVGNVILNRVKSSEFPNTVYNVIFDYYKGIPQFSPVAEGTIYNTPSEESIQAAKDALNGVRPVGSAEYFFNPDKSAAKWIVQNKTYVTRIGDHVFYK